One stretch of Lysobacterales bacterium DNA includes these proteins:
- a CDS encoding type II toxin-antitoxin system VapC family toxin, whose amino-acid sequence MSASVLLDTSFLISLVQSDRPNHLTAKQYYRHLLEKNIPMYLSAIVASEFGIKQPISDLPLGNFRSLHFNIVHGQKAAEVWNALGVRDAGDTRAAVRDDAKLIAQASHEGIHFILTEDASSLHKYCERLREAGHISTRSVTLREGFRPEFLRDDGQVDWIGDVSGKAEPRTPTDTDDDGT is encoded by the coding sequence GTGAGCGCCTCGGTACTACTGGATACGAGCTTTCTGATTTCGCTCGTCCAATCGGATCGACCGAACCACCTGACCGCGAAGCAGTACTATCGCCACCTGCTCGAAAAGAACATTCCAATGTATCTCTCGGCCATTGTGGCCTCCGAGTTCGGCATCAAGCAGCCGATATCCGATCTTCCGCTAGGCAATTTCAGGAGTCTCCACTTCAACATCGTTCATGGACAGAAGGCGGCTGAGGTCTGGAATGCTCTTGGCGTACGAGACGCTGGAGATACGAGAGCGGCGGTTCGAGATGACGCGAAGCTGATCGCACAAGCCAGCCACGAAGGCATTCACTTCATACTGACGGAAGACGCTTCGTCGCTTCACAAGTACTGCGAGAGGTTGCGCGAAGCCGGCCACATTTCGACTCGCTCCGTTACCCTCAGAGAGGGTTTCCGACCCGAATTTCTTCGTGACGACGGTCAGGTTGACTGGATTGGCGACGTTTCAGGAAAGGCGGAACCTCGAAC